The Synechococcus sp. WH 8101 sequence GTCCCTCTTCGCAGATTGTGTGCAGGGCGCCCTGCTTCACCACCGCTTGCACTGCCTCCAGCGCGCTGGCATTACCCACGGGCCGGCGCAGCCAGTGGGGCAAGCGCTCTTTGGGGCGCAGGCTGCTGTAGCGGCTGACTCGGCTCATACGACGTCTCGGCGACCTTCAAGCGCTCGACTCAGGGTGACATCGTCGGCGTATTCCAGCTCGCTGCCCACCGGCAGGCCGTAGGCGATCCGGCTCACCCGGGTGAAGGGCCGCAGCAGCCGGGCCAGATAGAGGCTGGTGGTGTCGCCCTCCACACTCGGGGTGAGCGCCAGGATCACCTCGCCGATGCTCTCCGCTTCCACCCGCTGCACCAGGCTGCTCACCTGCAGCATCTCCGGGCCGATGCCATCCATCGGCGAGATCAAGCCGCCGAGCACGTGATAGCGACCGCCGTATTCC is a genomic window containing:
- the recR gene encoding recombination mediator RecR, which translates into the protein MARLIEQFERLPGIGPRTAQRLALHLLRQPEEQIQSFAEALLAARRQVGQCQTCFHLSAEPTCEICCNPERGTSGLLCVVADSRDLLALERTREYGGRYHVLGGLISPMDGIGPEMLQVSSLVQRVEAESIGEVILALTPSVEGDTTSLYLARLLRPFTRVSRIAYGLPVGSELEYADDVTLSRALEGRRDVV